A window of the Camelus dromedarius isolate mCamDro1 chromosome 5, mCamDro1.pat, whole genome shotgun sequence genome harbors these coding sequences:
- the SIX6 gene encoding homeobox protein SIX6: MFQLPILNFSPQQVAGVCETLEESGDVERLGRFLWSLPVAPAACEALNKNESVLRARAIVAFHGGNYRELYHILENHKFTKESHAKLQALWLEAHYQEAEKLRGRPLGPVDKYRVRKKFPLPRTIWDGEQKTHCFKERTRHLLREWYLQDPYPNPSKKRELAQATGLTPTQVGNWFKNRRQRDRAAAAKNRLQQQVLSQGSGRALRAEEEGTPEALGAAASPAASLSSKAATSAISITSSDSECDI, from the exons ATGTTCCAGCTGCCCATCTTGAATTTCAGTCCCCAGCAAGTGGCCGGGGTATGCGAGACTCTGGAGGAAAGCGGCGATGTGGAGCGCCTGGGTCGCTTCCTCTGGTCGCTGCCGGTGGCCCCTGCGGCCTGCGAGGCGCTCAACAAGAATGAATCGGTGCTGCGCGCTCGAGCCATCGTGGCCTTTCACGGTGGCAACTACCGCGAGCTCTACCATATCCTGGAAAACCACAAGTTCACCAAGGAGTCACACGCCAAGCTCCAGGCGCTGTGGCTTGAAGCGCATTACCAGGAGGCTGAGAAGCTGCGCGGACGGCCCTTGGGGCCAGTGGACAAGTACCGCGTGAGGAAGAAGTTCCCGCTGCCGCGCACCATCTGGGACGGCGAACAGAAGACACACTGCTTCAAGGAGCGCACGCGGCACCTGCTACGGGAGTGGTACCTGCAGGACCCATACCCCAACCCCAGCAAAAAGCGTGAGCTAGCCCAAGCAACCGGACTGACCCCTACGCAGGTGGGCAACTGGTTCAAAAACCGCCGACAAAGGGACCGGGCGGCTGCTGCCAAGAACAG ACTCCAGCAGCAGGTCTTGTCGCAGGGCTCCGGGAGGGCGCTAAGGGCCGAGGAAGAGGGCACACCCGAGGCTCTCGGCGCCGCCGCCAGCCCCGCCGCCAGCCTATCCAGCAAGGCAGCCACTTCGGCCATCTCCATCACTTCCAGTGACAGTGAGTGCGACATCTGA